The genomic window GCGGCGTCCTTCTCGCGGATGGTCGGTTTGTCCACGTACGCGATCATCTTCAGGAGCATCAGCACGGGCAGCGGTGGCGTCGGCGCGGTGGTCATCCGAGACTCGTCGCCCTCGCAGATGACCGCGACGTCCTCTGCCTTCGCGAGCGCCACGTCGAGCCCTCGAAGGTCGATGACCAGGCCCCTCGCGAGCTGCACCTCGGAGGTCGCGCCGGGGTTGGCTCCGGCGGGCACGACATCCGCGCTCAGCCCGAGTTGATAGTGCCTCCAGCGATGTGGCTGTCGACGCACGTCTTCCCACCCCGCGGGGCGCAGGGCCTCACGGAGGGACGAGAGCTCCTCCGGCTCGACCGCGACCGCGAGGTCGACGTCGTCGGATCGACGCGGCGGAGCGTGTCCGCGGATGGCGAGCGCGGTCGCGCCGATGACCACGAAGCTCGTGCGCGGCCAGGACTCGCGCATGAAAGCGATCGTGTCGAAGTTCTTCTGCGCGAGGACGATCACAGCCAGCCCTCTGGGACCTCGCGCTCGAGCTCCTCGGCCACCTCACGCACCCGGGGGTCCGGGTGACACATCAGGTCCGTCCACACCATGAGCGGATGCGGGACGGACGCGGGCCAACCCGCGGGACCCTCGTGCTGCATCGCAGCCCGGAACGGAAGGTGACGCACCCGGATGTTGTACGTGTCGGAGGCGGCGATCGGGATCCGCGCCGAGACGTCGTCGATCGCAGGGTCGACGCACAGGGTGATCACGGGCCCGCCGCCCAGCCCACCGTCGAGGAGGCGCCCGCTCGTCGCCTCGACATGTCGGAGCGCCTCCGCGCCGCCCCAGCCCCAGCCCACCGAGCCCTCGTCCCGCGACTGCTGCGACCAGACTCGACCCAGCTCTTCGCGGACATGTGAGAGGTTGGAGCCTGATGGACCGGCGCCCCGCAACCGATAGCCCCCCATGTCCAGCTTCGGGCGGAGGGTCGAGCGGTAGCCGTCGAGCCACATGCGGCGAGCCTCCTTTCGACCCCTGGGCGTCCAGACCCGTCGTGGGGGGGAGCCGACGACATGGCCCCACGCGTCGAGTCGCTTCTGCATGTCGACGACGGGCGTGGTGCTCACTTCGGCCACGGCGGCCGTCTCCCGGATGCTCGCGCTCAGCAGCTCGGGGCTCATCAACCACGCGAGGAGCACTCGGTAGGAGGCCGCCCCCATGGCCGGGAGCGGGCGAGCCAGCCGCTTGCCCTCGATGTGGGCGAAGTATCGCTCGCCGAGCTCGATGTGCAGGTTGCCTGCCGAGTCGATGAAGTTGGCCTTCTGCTCCAGCAGCTCGTCCTGGACGCGGCGCGAGAGACGCCGCGCCACGATCAGCTCCTGCTCGCGCGGCCCCGGAGGCTCCTGGACCGAGCGCGGGACGAGCCGGAACACGTCGCCCGCCGACGTCCTGACCTCCCATACGACGCCGGCTCCTTCGCGGCGCTCGGTCACTTCCGTCACGAACGGGAGGACCGAGAGCGCCGCCCGCGCCCGCTGCTGAACCTCTTCTCTGGCTTCCCGTGCTGTCATTTGATGTTATCTGACAGATAACACTTAACGACAGCGGGTGCCGCAAGAACGCGGGCCCAGGCGAAATCCTGTGGTGGTCCCACGACGACGACCGACACGGTCGGGTGCTCGCGGCCGAGCTCGACACTTGGGTCCGCACGACCAGGGCGAGACGGATCTCGGTCAGGAGGTCGGGCCAGCAACCCAGTACGTCTGCTTGTGACCGCGTGCCTCGAGCTCGGCCGCGACCGACTCCGCCTCGCATCGCGACGAGACACGGCGAACCTCGTACTCGTTGCCGTTGTCGTCGAGCCGACGCACCTGCCAGTCCGCTGGACCGTCTCGCCCCGGATCGGGTTCCCACCAGCTCCAGTCTTCTCGCGAGAGCCCCAGGTGAGAGAGCAGGTGATACAGGATGTGGCCGCGCTCAGTCTGGTTCGCGTGGAGCTCGACGACCGCGGGTTGGGCGGGGTCGGTGACCGGCGTCCAGTCGGGGCGCTGATGGAAGATCCAGAGCGCCACCTCCAGGCCGCAGTCGAAGCGCATCAGCCAGGCGTCGAAGAGACCCAGTCCGTTCGAGTCGAGGTTCGAGCTCTGGGGCTCGCCGAAGCGCGCTTCGAGGAAGGAGCGGCTGTACTCGGCCGAGCCGAGAGGTGGGCTGGTCCAGCTCACCTCGTCCAGCGGCGACCCCTTCGACGGCCCCATGTTCTCCCTCGTCATGATCCGGACGTAGGGTCTCGTTCGGTCTGTCGTCAACGGAGCTGGCACGTCGACGAGACCGTCGCTCGGAGCCGATCTCCGACGCGCGTCACGGATCGTTGCCGGGACCCGGGGCACGCGAGCATTGTCGAGATCGGCAGGGCGTCCCAGGAGACGAGCCGCTCGACGAGTTCGCGTCAATCCCTGAGCGACTCTCGCATTGCCTTCAGATCAGGATAGGCGCCTTGCGTTACCAGGAGGAGCCCGGCCGTCGGCTCGTCACTCTGCTGCGGTTCTTCCACCCAGACAGCGTATTCGTCAGGGCTCCAAGAGTAGTTCGAGTCTTGGGGGTGGATCGCTCGCGTGTACCACCGCGCGACGGTCATACCCCAATCTCGTGCATCGGCCGCGCTCTCAGCCTCTATCAACAGTACGCCCGTGGACTCGAAATCGAACTCGGGATCGACGCGTACCGCTTTCCATGCATCGGGCCCGTGATAGCCAAAGCTAAACAAGAATGTCCTCATTCTTCACTCCCTGAATCGAGGTCTCTGCGCGCGTCCGGAGGGGCCGAGTCTGTTGTCCCTGAGCCGAATGTTGAAAATGTCCTCCCCCAGGTTCTTGGCTCTGGGAGCCCCAGCGCTTGCGCCTTCCGTCGGAAAACTCGAGCCTGTGGGGGGGGACGAACTCGGCAAGAGCTCGTCCGGTCTCCTCAACCTGGCCGTGACATGAGAGACTCCAAGTTCCTGAGCCATGGCGGTTGCGCTACCAGCAAGTGAGGCTCTCGGAGACCCCGGTTCGGGTCTTGCCCCCCAAGATCACGGCCGCTACCCCCGTGAACGCCTACGTTCGTGGAGAGCCACGTGTTCGGGCACGTGCTCGCGCCACATCGCGGTGCGCATCGCGGTAATCGCGATCTTTCGACGGGTACGGCATCGGCTCGCGCCCTTTCGCGCGCCTGAGATTCTCGATCAGGTCACG from Sandaracinaceae bacterium includes these protein-coding regions:
- a CDS encoding nucleotidyl transferase AbiEii/AbiGii toxin family protein, translating into MRESWPRTSFVVIGATALAIRGHAPPRRSDDVDLAVAVEPEELSSLREALRPAGWEDVRRQPHRWRHYQLGLSADVVPAGANPGATSEVQLARGLVIDLRGLDVALAKAEDVAVICEGDESRMTTAPTPPLPVLMLLKMIAYVDKPTIREKDAADVGRVMLRYLGEDDERRWDPPQSTVYDEDLKGACALGADMHSFLSPAYRRLVEVFMDSPIVRGELDRQAPFPNAGEGLVRAFYAGLEFRGPV